One Scyliorhinus canicula chromosome 14, sScyCan1.1, whole genome shotgun sequence genomic region harbors:
- the LOC119977837 gene encoding LOW QUALITY PROTEIN: DNA repair protein SWI5 homolog (The sequence of the model RefSeq protein was modified relative to this genomic sequence to represent the inferred CDS: substituted 1 base at 1 genomic stop codon) — MAADGERVAAGICSPSPEQPLCTRTPRNKEAGGTAGRPLRRTPVGPLRKLNASFKSPLKTLQDPELSSAGLQLDLENLKKKCKDLDSQIAGLISEGYTLEELDQHIDXLHEYNDIKDVGQLLLGKLAVIRGVTTKELYGEFGLDLED, encoded by the coding sequence ATGGCTGCCGATGGAGAGAGAGTAGCTGCGGGGATCTGCTCGCCTTCCCCGGAGCAGCCCCTTTGTACCCGGACCCCTCGGAACAAAGAGGCCGGAGGGACCGCGGGCCGCCCCTTGAGGAGAACACCTGTTGGACCGTTAAGAAAGTTAAATGCAAGCTTTAAATCACCGCTAAAGACCCTCCAAGACCCTGAGCTCAGTTCCGCTGGTCTTCAACTTGACCTGGAAAATCTGAAGAAGAAATGCAAAGATCTCGACAGTCAGATTGCAGGACTGATCTCTGAAGGGTATACCCTGGAAGAGTTGGACCAGCACATCGACTAGCTCCACGAATACAATGACATCAAGGACGTGGGCCAGTTACTGTTGGGCAAACTGGCTGTAATCAGAGGGGTCACCACCAAAGAACTGTACGGAGAGTTTGGACTGGACTTGGAAGACTAG